In a genomic window of Prochlorococcus marinus subsp. marinus str. CCMP1375:
- the murB gene encoding UDP-N-acetylmuramate dehydrogenase, whose protein sequence is MLNTNIKPSKKLAKLTTWKIGGQAEWLGEPENIQEIIQQISWAKERNINCEIIGAGSNLLINDNGIQGLAICMRKMHGYELNNRTGIVEALAGEPLPNLARKVAREGLHGLEWAVGIPGTVGGATVMNAGAQGSCTADRLISAKVISPKSGNIYEIKKKELEFSYRQSLIQKEKLIVLSVRFHLEPGHSEEEVLNSTNINLHHRLKTQPYHLPSCGSVFRNPANLKAGQIIEELGLKGLREGGAEVSTMHANFIVNKGDATAKDITQLISIIQKKVEKKHGFILQPEVKRLGFH, encoded by the coding sequence ATGCTAAATACAAATATTAAGCCTTCAAAAAAGCTAGCAAAATTAACAACCTGGAAAATTGGAGGACAAGCAGAGTGGCTAGGAGAACCTGAAAATATTCAAGAAATAATCCAGCAAATATCTTGGGCTAAAGAAAGAAATATAAATTGTGAGATAATAGGTGCAGGCTCAAATCTCTTAATCAATGATAATGGTATACAAGGTCTAGCAATATGTATGAGGAAAATGCATGGATATGAGCTAAACAACCGTACTGGTATTGTTGAAGCATTAGCTGGGGAACCATTACCAAATTTAGCAAGAAAAGTAGCTAGAGAAGGTCTTCATGGACTCGAATGGGCAGTAGGTATACCTGGAACAGTTGGTGGAGCAACTGTCATGAATGCTGGTGCTCAAGGAAGCTGCACTGCTGACAGATTGATATCTGCGAAAGTGATTTCTCCTAAAAGTGGAAATATATATGAAATCAAAAAGAAAGAACTAGAATTTTCTTATCGACAAAGTTTAATTCAAAAAGAAAAGTTAATTGTTTTATCGGTACGATTTCATCTTGAACCTGGTCATAGTGAAGAAGAAGTACTCAATTCAACAAACATTAATCTGCACCATCGATTAAAAACACAGCCATACCACCTACCTAGTTGTGGAAGTGTTTTCAGGAATCCTGCTAACCTTAAAGCAGGTCAAATCATCGAAGAACTTGGTTTAAAAGGGCTCCGTGAAGGAGGAGCAGAAGTCTCAACTATGCATGCAAATTTCATTGTCAATAAAGGAGACGCTACTGCAAAAGACATTACTCAGCTAATCTCAATCATTCAAAAAAAGGTTGAGAAAAAACATGGCTTTATACTCCAACCAGAAGTAAAACGCCTTGGTTTTCACTAA
- the murC gene encoding UDP-N-acetylmuramate--L-alanine ligase, with protein MTNNPYQIKHFHFIGIGGIGMSGLAMVLRQRGFAVSGSDKSNNPSINNLKDLGINIFKEQAASNISQLSEDKNEQLIIVISSAIRQENEELKEAYEKNLKILHRSDILAFLIKQQYSILIAGSHGKTTTSTIITTILGKANQDPTAIIGGIVPYYNSNAYVGKGKFLIAEADESDGSLTKYDGDIGLLTNIELDHTDYYTNIDSLINTIKKFTKNCKKIVANYDCNNLRKACPDKTIWWSTNEFKNINFAAIPKIMNGQITLASYYENGKYIDDISISLPGVHNLNNTLGAIAACRSADINFSDIKPHVSSLKCPERRFQFKGIWKGRQIVDDYAHHPSEIRETLSMARLMINTKKSILPMAADRIVVIFQPHRYSRTRDLITEFAKNLGAADLVILTPIYSAGEEPIKGITSEKLKSCTLANNPNLPIFTCKQLRDLENIINLKTRENDLLLFMGAGDITKVSEKLSKKIK; from the coding sequence TTGACTAACAATCCTTATCAAATAAAGCATTTTCACTTCATCGGTATAGGTGGTATTGGGATGTCAGGTCTTGCCATGGTTCTACGTCAACGAGGCTTCGCAGTATCTGGGTCAGATAAAAGCAACAATCCATCCATCAATAATTTAAAAGATCTGGGAATAAATATATTTAAGGAACAAGCTGCATCCAATATCTCACAACTTTCTGAAGACAAAAATGAGCAATTAATTATTGTAATTAGCTCAGCAATAAGACAAGAAAATGAAGAGTTAAAAGAAGCCTATGAAAAAAATTTAAAAATTTTACATCGTTCAGACATTCTTGCCTTTCTTATTAAGCAGCAATATTCAATATTAATTGCGGGAAGTCATGGGAAAACAACTACAAGTACAATAATTACAACAATACTTGGTAAAGCTAATCAAGATCCAACAGCAATAATTGGTGGTATTGTTCCATATTATAATAGCAATGCTTATGTAGGCAAGGGTAAATTTCTTATAGCAGAAGCCGATGAATCAGATGGTAGTCTTACAAAATATGATGGGGATATAGGCTTACTTACAAATATTGAATTAGACCATACAGATTATTATACAAATATTGATTCATTAATTAATACTATTAAAAAATTCACAAAAAACTGTAAAAAAATTGTCGCAAACTATGATTGCAATAATCTAAGAAAAGCTTGCCCAGATAAAACAATTTGGTGGTCCACAAATGAATTTAAAAATATTAATTTTGCTGCAATACCCAAAATCATGAACGGTCAAATAACTCTTGCAAGTTACTATGAAAATGGTAAATACATAGATGATATAAGCATATCTCTTCCTGGAGTTCATAACCTAAATAATACACTAGGTGCTATTGCAGCATGCCGATCTGCAGATATAAATTTCTCAGATATTAAACCACATGTAAGTTCACTCAAATGCCCAGAAAGAAGATTTCAATTCAAAGGTATTTGGAAAGGCAGGCAAATTGTTGATGATTATGCCCATCATCCAAGTGAAATTAGAGAGACTTTATCTATGGCAAGATTAATGATAAATACTAAAAAAAGTATTCTGCCTATGGCAGCTGATAGAATAGTTGTTATTTTCCAACCCCATAGATACAGTAGAACAAGAGATCTAATAACGGAATTTGCTAAAAATCTTGGAGCCGCTGATTTAGTTATATTAACACCAATATATAGTGCTGGAGAAGAGCCAATTAAAGGTATTACTAGCGAAAAGTTAAAATCTTGCACACTAGCAAATAATCCAAACCTCCCTATTTTTACTTGTAAACAATTAAGAGACTTAGAAAATATTATTAATCTAAAAACAAGGGAAAATGATCTTCTTTTATTTATGGGAGCTGGTGATATAACAAAAGTTTCAGAAAAACTAAGTAAAAAAATAAAATAG
- the gap gene encoding type I glyceraldehyde-3-phosphate dehydrogenase codes for MTLRVAINGFGRIGRNFMRCWLSRGENTGLDLVGVNVTSDPKTNAHLLKYDSILGQIKDAEIDYTDDTFVINGKTIKCFSDRNPMNLPWREWGIDLVIESTGVFNTFEGASKHLQVGAKKVILTAPGKGEGVGTFVVGVNADQYRHDDFNVLSNASCTTNCLAPIVKVLDQSFGINKGLMTTIHSYTGDQRILDNSHRDLRRARAAAMNIVPTSTGAAKAVALVYPEMKGKLTGIAMRVPTPNVSAVDLVFESGRSITADSINAALKSASEGSMKGIIKYGDTPLVSSDYAGTNDSTIVDTALTMAIGDNLGKVVAWYDNEWGYSQRVVDLAEVVAKNWK; via the coding sequence ATGACTTTGCGTGTTGCGATTAATGGATTCGGCCGAATTGGTCGCAACTTCATGAGGTGTTGGTTAAGTCGAGGAGAGAATACGGGACTCGACCTTGTCGGAGTTAACGTCACTTCTGACCCTAAAACTAATGCTCATTTATTGAAGTATGACTCAATACTTGGCCAAATAAAGGATGCTGAAATTGATTACACAGACGATACTTTCGTAATCAACGGAAAGACAATCAAATGTTTTTCTGATAGAAACCCAATGAATCTTCCTTGGAGAGAGTGGGGAATAGATCTTGTAATTGAATCTACAGGTGTCTTTAATACCTTTGAAGGTGCAAGTAAGCATCTTCAAGTAGGTGCAAAAAAAGTTATTCTTACTGCTCCTGGTAAAGGAGAGGGTGTAGGTACTTTTGTTGTAGGTGTAAATGCTGATCAGTATCGCCACGACGATTTTAATGTTTTGAGTAATGCAAGTTGCACAACTAATTGTCTTGCTCCAATAGTTAAAGTGCTTGATCAGTCTTTTGGAATTAATAAGGGATTAATGACCACAATCCATAGTTATACAGGAGATCAAAGGATTCTTGACAATAGTCATAGAGACCTTAGAAGAGCTCGTGCAGCTGCAATGAACATAGTGCCTACTTCTACTGGGGCTGCAAAAGCTGTTGCTTTGGTATATCCAGAGATGAAAGGCAAACTTACAGGTATTGCAATGAGAGTTCCTACCCCTAATGTTTCTGCTGTTGATTTAGTTTTTGAATCTGGACGTTCAATTACTGCTGATTCAATTAACGCTGCTCTTAAGAGTGCATCTGAAGGCTCTATGAAAGGAATTATTAAATATGGAGATACTCCTCTTGTTTCTAGTGATTATGCAGGAACCAATGATTCTACAATTGTTGATACTGCATTAACTATGGCTATAGGAGATAATTTAGGCAAGGTTGTTGCTTGGTATGACAACGAATGGGGCTATAGCCAAAGAGTTGTTGATTTAGCTGAAGTAGTAGCTAAGAACTGGAAATAA
- the thiL gene encoding thiamine-phosphate kinase — MLKEENTQEILHDLGEQEILNRLRKYMDYGQIDDDTALIKSYKKELIINTDMLVEDVHFSEITTNPNHIGWKAVATNLSDLACSGLEEVIGITVGLSAPSSTPWSWVDGVYTGIKAALNKFGGKLLGGDCSNGKQKTLCITALGTKGPLNLHRSNARPGDYLITSGPHGLSRLGLSLLLSDPITKSINVPNLLKEHAIKAHQEPQPPIKALQTLLKCKPYAMPWNAAATDSSDGLLEAIESLCRSSNCTAVVDHKNLPKHADWPSGKQWNDWCLEGGEDFELVVSLPPNWAKAWLKAMPCTKAIGRMKEGPAKAMWSNGETIQKAMDTKFEHF, encoded by the coding sequence ATGCTTAAAGAAGAAAATACACAAGAAATTCTTCATGATTTAGGTGAACAGGAGATTTTGAATCGCCTTAGAAAATATATGGATTATGGCCAAATTGATGACGACACTGCCTTAATAAAATCTTATAAAAAAGAATTAATTATTAATACTGACATGCTTGTTGAAGATGTTCATTTTTCTGAAATAACAACTAATCCAAACCATATTGGATGGAAAGCAGTAGCCACAAATCTATCTGATCTAGCTTGTAGTGGCTTAGAAGAAGTCATAGGGATAACTGTTGGCTTATCAGCTCCAAGTTCAACTCCTTGGTCTTGGGTTGATGGAGTATATACAGGCATAAAAGCTGCCTTAAATAAATTTGGAGGAAAATTACTAGGCGGGGACTGTTCTAATGGAAAACAAAAAACGCTTTGCATTACAGCGCTAGGAACAAAAGGGCCGTTAAACCTTCATCGATCAAACGCTAGACCTGGAGATTATCTAATCACTAGTGGTCCACATGGACTAAGTCGATTAGGTCTAAGTTTGTTGCTATCAGATCCAATTACAAAATCAATCAATGTCCCTAATTTACTAAAAGAACATGCAATCAAAGCCCATCAAGAACCTCAGCCACCTATAAAAGCTCTCCAAACTCTTCTTAAATGCAAGCCATATGCAATGCCATGGAATGCAGCCGCAACAGATAGTAGCGATGGGCTGTTAGAAGCAATAGAAAGTCTTTGTCGAAGTAGCAACTGCACAGCAGTTGTTGACCATAAGAATCTTCCTAAACATGCAGACTGGCCATCAGGAAAGCAATGGAATGATTGGTGCTTGGAAGGAGGAGAAGATTTTGAATTAGTTGTTAGTTTGCCACCTAATTGGGCCAAAGCATGGCTAAAAGCCATGCCATGTACAAAAGCAATTGGAAGAATGAAGGAAGGTCCTGCCAAAGCAATGTGGTCTAACGGAGAAACAATTCAAAAAGCCATGGACACCAAATTTGAACACTTCTAA
- a CDS encoding peptidylprolyl isomerase produces MTKKTVFLILLTLLIPIVFMLVDPATAALPTGNRVKDPYAILRNSLPINQKELREIQHTLEDTSDLVRGNRWPAINQAASRSQFLVNTKTNQILQSIPDEEKNKGEKIISELKENLTRLNEEASLKNKSDFIEIRRKSLKEIGEIEALMLPEKFPHDIPKEFDSLPRLLGRASVNIKTTKGDMYAIIDGYNAPLTGGAFIDLVSKGFYDGLPMNRAEEFFVLQTGDPKGEAIGYINPETKEERHVPLEIRAPKKTETIYNQTFEELGLYTETPVLPFATLGTLGWAHSEQALDDGSSQFFFFLYEAELNPAGRNLIDGRNAAFGYVVEGEEILNELGVNDRILSIKVVAGSENLHAHA; encoded by the coding sequence ATGACAAAAAAAACTGTCTTCCTAATTCTTCTAACACTATTAATTCCAATAGTTTTTATGTTGGTAGATCCTGCAACTGCAGCACTCCCTACGGGCAATCGAGTAAAAGACCCATATGCAATTCTAAGAAATTCCTTACCGATCAATCAAAAGGAATTAAGAGAGATTCAACACACTCTAGAAGATACAAGTGACTTGGTAAGAGGCAACCGATGGCCAGCAATTAATCAAGCAGCATCCAGAAGCCAATTTTTAGTAAATACAAAAACCAATCAGATTCTCCAATCAATTCCTGATGAAGAAAAAAATAAGGGGGAAAAAATTATATCTGAATTAAAAGAAAATCTAACAAGACTTAATGAAGAAGCCAGTTTAAAAAATAAGTCTGACTTCATAGAAATACGACGTAAATCTCTTAAAGAAATTGGTGAAATAGAAGCCTTAATGCTGCCAGAGAAATTTCCTCACGACATTCCTAAAGAATTTGATTCTCTTCCTAGACTGCTAGGAAGAGCAAGTGTAAATATTAAAACTACCAAAGGAGATATGTATGCAATTATTGATGGATATAATGCCCCTTTAACTGGCGGTGCGTTTATAGATCTAGTCAGTAAAGGCTTTTATGACGGTTTACCTATGAATAGGGCTGAAGAATTTTTTGTTCTACAAACTGGAGATCCTAAAGGAGAAGCTATCGGATATATCAATCCTGAAACTAAGGAAGAAAGGCATGTCCCTTTGGAAATACGAGCTCCTAAAAAAACAGAAACAATTTATAACCAAACTTTTGAAGAGCTTGGCCTTTATACAGAAACGCCAGTTCTACCATTTGCAACACTTGGAACTCTTGGATGGGCACATTCTGAACAAGCACTTGATGATGGATCATCTCAATTTTTCTTTTTTCTGTATGAAGCAGAGTTAAATCCAGCAGGAAGAAACCTAATTGATGGAAGAAATGCTGCTTTTGGCTATGTAGTTGAAGGTGAAGAAATTCTTAACGAATTAGGTGTAAATGATCGAATTCTTTCAATAAAAGTTGTAGCAGGCTCAGAAAATCTGCACGCTCATGCTTAA
- the efp gene encoding elongation factor P, translated as MISSNDFRTGTTIELDGAVWRVVEFLHVKPGKGSAFVRTKLKAVQAGNVVEKTFRAGEMVPQALLEKATLQHTYMESGDYVFMDMSTYEETRLTANQIGDSRKYLKEGMEVNVVSWNEKPLEVELPNSVVLEVKETDPGVKGDTATGGTKPAILETGAQIMVPLFISVGEKIKVDTRNDSYLGREN; from the coding sequence ATGATTTCAAGTAACGACTTCCGCACTGGCACCACTATTGAATTAGATGGTGCTGTTTGGAGAGTAGTTGAGTTTTTACATGTTAAACCTGGTAAGGGTTCAGCTTTTGTTCGCACTAAGTTAAAAGCTGTACAAGCTGGGAATGTGGTTGAGAAAACCTTTAGAGCTGGAGAAATGGTTCCTCAAGCATTGCTTGAAAAAGCTACACTGCAACATACATATATGGAATCAGGAGATTATGTTTTTATGGATATGAGTACTTATGAAGAAACTAGGCTTACTGCCAATCAAATTGGAGATAGCAGAAAATATTTGAAAGAAGGTATGGAAGTTAATGTAGTCTCATGGAATGAAAAGCCTCTTGAGGTTGAGTTGCCTAATTCTGTTGTACTTGAGGTGAAGGAAACAGATCCTGGAGTCAAAGGTGACACAGCCACAGGAGGAACCAAACCTGCCATTCTTGAAACTGGTGCTCAAATTATGGTTCCGTTGTTTATTTCAGTAGGTGAGAAGATCAAAGTAGATACTCGTAATGATAGTTATCTAGGTCGGGAGAACTAA
- the accB gene encoding acetyl-CoA carboxylase biotin carboxyl carrier protein: protein MKMNLDHQQLDHLLATLADSDIQEFSLEGKDFRLEVKRNLLPAAGSSLVHSSTSANEATSVLSSQLVDPSAAAISNVPSSPSTPPPAVASSRGEFVEITAPMVGTFYRAPAPGEPVFVEIGARITVGQTVCILEAMKLMNELESEVNGEVVEILVENGTPVEFGQPLIKVKPS from the coding sequence ATCAAAATGAATCTTGATCACCAACAATTAGATCATCTGTTAGCCACTTTGGCTGATAGTGATATTCAAGAATTTTCCTTGGAGGGCAAGGATTTTAGATTAGAAGTTAAGCGCAATTTATTGCCTGCTGCGGGCTCATCTTTAGTACATTCATCAACTTCCGCTAATGAAGCAACCTCTGTTCTTTCATCACAACTAGTTGATCCTTCAGCAGCAGCCATATCTAACGTTCCTTCTTCGCCAAGCACTCCTCCACCAGCAGTGGCTTCTTCGAGAGGTGAATTTGTTGAAATTACAGCTCCTATGGTTGGGACTTTTTATAGAGCCCCTGCTCCTGGAGAGCCTGTTTTTGTCGAGATTGGAGCAAGAATAACGGTTGGCCAGACTGTTTGTATTTTAGAAGCAATGAAATTGATGAATGAATTGGAATCAGAAGTGAATGGTGAAGTTGTTGAAATACTTGTAGAGAACGGAACTCCAGTAGAATTTGGTCAGCCTTTAATCAAAGTTAAACCTTCTTAA
- the pdxA gene encoding 4-hydroxythreonine-4-phosphate dehydrogenase PdxA translates to MKKRNQYFEARNRVVIALGDPAGIGTEITLKALGSLLLPKNMQPLLVGCKRNAELTYYNLKTKGIKSLANPKDLEFEDIPFKEHVIAGQPSQKTGKASFNWLTRANEIVLKNEARALVTAPIAKHTWHAAGHNYPGQTERLAELTSTKNPSMLFTAKSPFTSWRLNTLLATTHIPLAEVPRNLSPELIISKLDTLLNFCQKFNNEPKLAIAGLNPHAGEKGQLGNEEIQWLNPVIEEWRVNNPNVILEGPISPDTCWISTAQSWKDTHLTKGPDGILALYHDQGLIPVKIIAFDYAVNTTLGLPFIRTSPDHGTGFDIAGKGIANSKSMFSAIETAWELSDV, encoded by the coding sequence ATGAAAAAAAGGAATCAATATTTTGAAGCGAGAAACCGAGTCGTTATAGCATTAGGTGACCCTGCAGGCATAGGAACAGAAATAACGCTTAAAGCACTTGGTTCATTGCTCTTACCTAAAAATATGCAACCTTTACTGGTTGGTTGCAAACGAAATGCAGAACTCACTTATTACAACCTAAAAACAAAAGGCATTAAATCCTTAGCCAATCCAAAAGATCTTGAATTTGAAGATATACCTTTTAAAGAACATGTAATAGCAGGGCAGCCATCCCAAAAAACAGGAAAAGCAAGCTTTAATTGGTTGACCAGAGCCAATGAAATTGTTCTGAAGAATGAAGCAAGAGCTCTTGTAACCGCACCTATAGCAAAACATACTTGGCACGCTGCAGGGCATAACTACCCTGGACAGACAGAAAGGTTAGCTGAGTTAACAAGTACAAAAAATCCTTCAATGCTTTTCACAGCGAAATCACCATTTACTTCTTGGCGATTAAACACCTTGCTAGCAACTACTCATATTCCTTTAGCTGAAGTTCCCAGAAATCTCTCCCCTGAATTAATAATTTCAAAATTAGATACGCTCTTAAACTTCTGTCAAAAATTTAACAATGAGCCCAAATTAGCTATCGCTGGACTCAATCCACATGCTGGTGAAAAAGGACAATTAGGCAATGAAGAAATTCAATGGTTAAATCCTGTTATCGAAGAGTGGCGAGTTAATAATCCAAACGTAATTCTAGAAGGGCCGATCTCTCCTGATACTTGTTGGATATCAACTGCACAATCATGGAAAGATACACATCTAACAAAAGGTCCTGATGGAATACTTGCCCTTTATCATGACCAAGGGCTAATTCCAGTAAAAATTATTGCATTTGACTATGCTGTCAATACAACATTAGGTCTACCCTTCATTAGAACCTCTCCTGATCATGGAACAGGGTTTGATATTGCAGGTAAAGGAATTGCAAATTCTAAAAGTATGTTTTCTGCAATTGAAACAGCATGGGAGCTGTCTGATGTCTAA
- a CDS encoding oxidoreductase — translation MIEDVVKHSLSFPSNSKMLIFGGGFTGQHIAKVARQLGANVLCSRRELNKEGADFAFDSSKKVGIPDHILNHVTHVISCIPPTKEGEDPVLNNFSEKLKAIKPNWIGYLSTTGVYGDYKGEWVTEKSFTHPKQKRSIRRLSCEKKWEALGLPVQILRLPGIYGPGRSTLEAVKSQKNLVVNKPGQVFSRVHIDDIAGAVMHLIHLFSSKTSPKIINIADNVPATNVEVMSYAANLLKIPLPPIESFDIACKNMSPMALSFWQENRRVSNHVLCKTLGYQLIHSDYKSGLTDCLKCID, via the coding sequence ATGATTGAAGACGTTGTCAAGCATTCGCTATCATTTCCTTCAAATTCAAAGATGTTGATCTTTGGAGGAGGATTTACAGGGCAACATATTGCAAAAGTTGCTCGTCAACTTGGCGCAAACGTGCTTTGCAGTCGTCGAGAATTAAATAAAGAAGGCGCAGACTTTGCTTTTGACAGCTCCAAAAAAGTTGGCATACCTGACCACATTCTCAATCATGTAACTCATGTAATTAGTTGTATCCCTCCCACAAAAGAAGGGGAAGACCCTGTATTAAATAACTTCAGTGAAAAATTAAAAGCCATTAAACCAAATTGGATTGGGTATTTATCTACTACAGGCGTATATGGAGACTACAAGGGAGAATGGGTCACAGAAAAGAGTTTTACTCATCCCAAACAGAAGCGAAGCATTCGCAGACTGTCCTGTGAAAAAAAATGGGAAGCATTAGGATTACCTGTACAAATACTTAGACTCCCTGGCATCTATGGGCCAGGAAGATCAACATTAGAAGCTGTAAAATCTCAAAAAAATCTGGTGGTCAACAAACCTGGGCAGGTTTTTTCAAGGGTACATATTGACGATATAGCTGGTGCTGTAATGCATCTCATACATTTATTCTCTAGCAAAACTAGTCCAAAAATTATTAATATAGCTGATAATGTACCAGCAACAAATGTAGAAGTAATGTCTTATGCAGCTAACCTCTTAAAGATCCCTTTACCGCCAATAGAGTCCTTTGACATTGCTTGTAAAAACATGAGTCCGATGGCCTTATCTTTTTGGCAAGAAAATCGAAGAGTAAGTAACCATGTCTTGTGCAAAACTCTTGGATACCAGCTTATTCATTCTGACTATAAATCAGGCCTCACAGACTGTTTGAAATGCATTGATTAA
- a CDS encoding HNH endonuclease yields MQNRDAVFLEDFCPKLRDRQWRKSLHSYTAKRCIYCGNASESIDHILPRSKGGLSITENCVPACLSCNGKKSDTEAFYWYRKQRFYDPRRAMAIRAWIDGDISLAMRLLQWAQPKELEKNSKIKWDIKAA; encoded by the coding sequence ATGCAGAATCGGGATGCCGTCTTCCTAGAAGATTTCTGCCCAAAATTACGCGATCGTCAATGGAGAAAATCACTTCATAGTTACACTGCAAAAAGATGTATATATTGCGGAAATGCTTCTGAATCTATTGATCATATTCTACCTCGCAGTAAAGGTGGATTAAGTATTACTGAAAACTGTGTGCCAGCTTGTCTATCATGCAATGGTAAAAAATCAGATACTGAAGCTTTTTACTGGTATAGAAAACAACGTTTTTATGATCCAAGAAGAGCTATGGCAATAAGAGCTTGGATAGATGGAGATATAAGCTTGGCAATGAGACTACTTCAATGGGCCCAACCAAAAGAATTAGAGAAAAATTCTAAAATTAAATGGGATATAAAAGCTGCCTAA
- a CDS encoding DUF6554 family protein — protein sequence MSNKKNLFFLPISIAAITISTIVGSLANAGSQGVDIYCVMRNGGNDHASSWLAAYQSLKNERGGLFKISPRQAATIIVQQVVGSPDTYKDCIQHLGDLYPKNEEDLEGNVEEKKVNKGYVEDRYSY from the coding sequence ATGAGCAACAAGAAAAATTTATTTTTTCTGCCTATATCAATTGCAGCAATAACAATTTCAACCATCGTTGGATCATTAGCAAATGCAGGATCTCAAGGCGTTGATATTTACTGCGTAATGAGAAATGGTGGAAATGACCATGCATCTAGCTGGTTAGCAGCTTATCAGTCACTAAAAAATGAAAGAGGAGGACTATTTAAAATATCCCCTAGGCAAGCCGCTACTATTATCGTTCAACAGGTAGTGGGTAGCCCAGATACATATAAAGACTGTATTCAACATCTTGGAGACCTCTATCCTAAGAATGAGGAAGATCTAGAGGGTAATGTAGAAGAAAAAAAGGTAAATAAAGGATATGTCGAAGATAGATATAGTTATTAA